A single genomic interval of Zingiber officinale cultivar Zhangliang chromosome 4A, Zo_v1.1, whole genome shotgun sequence harbors:
- the LOC121971085 gene encoding protein transport protein SEC16A homolog isoform X1 encodes MASSSPSHVVDQTDDDRDFFNNLVDGDFGGNGSHIRSKEIARDLSNLSLDDTGTFVDDPDDAGLISESNGPQKSETLQLAGYPEDVLASHDSPTVNYSPDKVATSESSSASILETAMQSTSPTNNAGSRGTCIKQVQWSAFSLGTQQSDNVGLETSSDFFVENVNPSDKLNSNADFNFLHVENQVKNVDTHTNSQNNQESQLFSSVIDQNTGGVDAQYWERLYPGWKYDSITGEWYQLDGYNENVITQDNYTSGVVSQGNFNDNAEAAANVGSSEDLYLQQISQSALETIAEESTSANTATTYNWNIVYQENMEFPPNMVFDPQYPGWYYDTNTQQWYTLESYTQTTKIPNVVQNEAIASAGFSEGSYSVYDEVGRPDQRTDISLGSQEFWHGADLSSSYSHQQNMLQAKQISENRFSHNQQMQSFYKPSTATITRVDNDTALQTFKPMVNHGFGFTNGAIMQYNSANEESTYPVYLQNLPHSMQQSISNSFLGNHNSVDFRQPSFQDTKDSYSMFSHAPDEGRSSAGRPAHTLVSFGFGGKLVVTKNSNSSRTNLDYGIQEYPAGAISILNLSEVVKNELDASNFVSGTVLDYFHPLFKQKFPGPLVGGSASTKDINKWLDERILSYDGPVMEFHKGKFLKLLLSLLRISLQHYGKLRSPFGSDLSLEDLNGPEEAVCKLFASSKISSPFGGYGSYAHCLNNIPPESQLQATAARVQSLLVSGKRKEALQSAQVGQLWGLALVLAAQLGDKFYVDTVKKMAQHQFAFGSPLRSLCLLIAGQPADVFSADNAVNFLSMALPIQSAEVKSSGMLDEWQENLAIVTANRTKDDELVIIHLGDCLWKDKGEVTAAHTCYLVAEANIEPYSDSARLCLIGADHLKYPRTYASPDAIQRTELYEYSKVQGNSQFILLPFQPYKIIYAHMLAEVGKIPDSLKYCQSASKLLKSSARTSELEIWKSVLSSLEDRLRIHQQGGYGSSLAPGNLVGKLFTTFDRSIHRMIGAPAAPLPPLPPGNVNDKETSYSVAPKVSNSQSTMAMETSYSLVPSASVETMTEWSSNNTSKIRHNRSVSEPVFGQIPKQDSSSDGAQSKATSGGSRFGRIGSQLLQKTMGWVSRSHQQAKLGERNKFYYDEKLKRWVEEGADPPAEEAALPPPPTAKSFQNGMLDYKISNTFKSESIIDDTFKPVSVGDKEGPAAEPLAPSKQKSAIPPIPPSQNQFSAHGKVGIRSRYVDTFNKGSGGGGPFTKPFQSPALPSTKPLVSTKFFMPASPPSTEERPTDTASESNQDATSTTGEDPPEPVTREASFSPPASSSIPSTGEDPPESATRAASFSPPASSSIPRFLSSSSIAHLGNTDSGAASSLAISRATSWSGNYELLNQTTTGRRPWQGPTMFSPTRSMPASPIGSSSTLQQNDASLSDDLQQIEL; translated from the exons ATGgcatcttcctctccttctcatGTGGTAGATCAGACTGACGACGACCGTGATTTCTTCAACAATCTAGTGGATGGAGATTTTGGTGGGAATGGATCTCATATTCGTTCCAAAGAAATCGCGAGAGATTTATCTAACCTCAGTCTTGATGATACTGGTACGTTTGTGGATGATCCTGATGATGCTGGATTAATTTCAGAATCAAATGGTCCACAAAAAAGTGAAACATTGCAGCTTGCAGGTTATCCAGAAGATGTTTTGGCTTCTCATGATAGTCCCACTGTGAATTATTCACCAGACAAGGTAGCCACATCAGAAAGTTCTTCTGCAAGCATTCTTGAGACTGCAATGCAAAGCACATCGCCAACTAATAATGCTGGATCTAGGGGAACGTGTATAAAGCAGGTTCAGTGGAGTGCCTTCAGTCTTGGCACACAACAGTCTGACAATGTTGGGTTGGAAACTTCTTCAGATTTCTTTGTTGAGAATGTCAATCCATCTGACAAATTGAATTCAAATGCTGATTTTAATTTTCTCCATGTGGAAAATCAAGTTAAAAACGTGGACACACACACAAATTCCCAGAATAATCAAGAGTCACAGCTTTTCAGTTCAGTTATTGATCAGAACACAGGTGGTGTAGATGCACAATACTGGGAGAGACTTTACCCTGGTTGGAAGTATGATTCAATCACTGGGGAATGGTATCAGTTGGATGGCTATAATGAAAACGTAATTACACAAGATAACTATACTTCAGGAGTAGTTTCACAGGGAAATTTTAATGACAATGCAGAAGCTGCTGCTAACGTGGGTAGTTCAGAAGATCTATATCTTCAGCAGATTTCGCAGTCAGCCCTGGAGACCATAGCTGAAGAAAGTACATCAGCTAATACTGCTACAACTTACAATTGGAACATTGTTTATCAGGAGAACATGGAATTTCCTCCTAATATGGTCTTTGATCCTCAGTATCCAGGGTGGTATTATGATACCAACACCCAACAGTGGTATACCCTGGAGTCTTACACTCAGACTACAAAAATACCAAATGTAGTTCAGAATGAGGCTATTGCTTCAGCTGGCTTCTCAGAAGGGAGCTATAGTGTATATGATGAAGTTGGTCGACCTGATCAAAGGACTGATATATCCCTAGGGAGCCAAGAGTTTTGGCACGGGGCTGATCTATCAAGCAGCTACTCTCATCAGCAGAACATGCTGCAGGCGAAACAAATTAGTGAAAATAGATTTTCTCATAACCAGCAGATGCAGAGCTTTTATAAACCAAGCACTGCTACAATAACTCGTGTAGATAATGACACGGCTCTTCAGACATTCAAACCAATGGTGAATCATGGTTTTGGCTTTACCAATGGGGCAATTATGCAATACAACTCTGCCAATGAAGAAAGTACATATCCAGTTTATCTTCAAAATCTGCCACATAGTATGCAACAAAGTATATCCAACAGCTTTTTAGGCAATCATAACTCAGTTGACTTTCGACAGCCTTCATTTCAAGATACAAAGGATTCTTATTCCATGTTTTCTCATGCTCCTGATGAAGGCAGATCATCAGCTGGTCGTCCTGCACATACTTTGGTTTCTTTTGGGTTTGGTGGGAAGCTTGTAGTTACTAAAAATAGCAACTCTTCTCGAACAAATTTAGACTATGGAATTCAG GAATATCCTGCTGGTGCAATCTCTATTCTTAACTTATCTGAGGTTGTGAAGAATGAACTTGATGCATCCAATTTTGTTTCTGGCACCGTGTTGGATTACTTCCATCCTTTGTTCAAGCAAAAATTTCCTGGTCCCCTTGTTGGAGGGAGTGCTTCTACAAAGGATATAAATAAATGGTTAGATGAGAGAATCTTGAGCTATGATGGTCCTGTCATGGAATTCCACAAAGGGAAATTTTTGAAGTTGCTTCTTTCATTGCTCCGAATATCATTGCAGCATTATGGCAAACTTCGATCTCCTTTTGGATCTGATCTATCACTAGAG GATTTAAATGGTCCAGAAGAGGCAGTATGTAAACTTTTTGCTTCCTCTAAAATTAGTAGTCCTTTTGGAGGTTATGGTTCCTATGCTCATTGTTTGAATAATATTCCACCAGAAAGTCAACTTCAG GCAACTGCCGCTAGGGTACAAAGCCTTCTTGTTTCTGGTAAAAGGAAGGAGGCTCTCCAATCTGCACAAGTAGGTCAGTTGTGGGGCCTTGCTCTTGTTCTTGCTGCACAGCTTGGAGACAAG TTTTATGTTGACACAGTGAAGAAGATGGCACAACATCAATTTGCATTTGGTTCACCTTTACGATCACTATGTCTTCTTATTGCTGGGCAGCCTGCAGATGTATTTTCTGCAGACAACGCAGTTAATTTCTTATCTATGGCTTTACCTATACAGTCGGCAGAG GTTAAATCCAGTGGTATGTTGGATGAGTGGCAAGAAAATTTAGCAATTGTAACTGCAAACAGAACAAAAGATGATGAATTGGTAATTATTCATCTTGGGGATTGTCTGTGGAAAGACAAAGGAGAG GTAACTGCTGCTCACACTTGTTACTTGGTTGCTGAAGCAAATATTGAACCATATTCGGACAGTGCAAGGCTCTGTCTTATTGGTGCAGATCACTTGAAGTATCCAAGGACATATGCTTCACCTGATGCTATTCag CGAACAGAACTTTATGAATATTCAAAGGTGCAAGGAAATTCCCAGTTTATCCTACTACCTTTCCAGCCATACAAGATAATTTATGCCCACATGCTCGCTGAAGTTGGGAAGATCCCTGATTCATTGAA GTACTGTCAATCTGCTTCAAAATTGCTGAAGAGTTCTGCTCGTACTTCCGAGCTTGAAATTTGGAAGTCAGTGTTATCCTCTTTAGAGGATAGACTGCGTATTCACCAACAG GGTGGTTATGGTTCAAGCTTGGCTCCTGGGAATCTAGTTGGAAAGTTGTTTACCACCTTTGATAGATCTATTCATCGCATGATTGGTGCACCAGCAGCACCTCTTCCACCATTGCCACCAGGGAATGTAAATGATAAAGAAACATCATATTCAGTTGCCCCTAAAGTATCAAATAGCCAGTCAACAATGGCTATGGAAACATCATATTCTTTAGTTCCATCAGCATCAGTGGAGACCATGACTGAATGGTCAAGTAATAATACTAGTAAAATTAGGCATAACAGAAGTGTTTCAGAACCTGTGTTTGGACAAATCCCAAAACAG GATTCGAGCTCAGACGGTGCACAGAGCAAGGCAACATCTGGTGGCTCGCGCTTTGGACGCATTGGCTCACAACTTCTACAGAAAACCATGGGATGGGTGTCGAGATCACATCAAcag GCAAAACTGGGCGAAAGGAACAAGTTCTATTACGATGAAAAGCTtaagagatgggtggaggaaggAGCTGATCCTCCGGCAGAGGAAGCTGCCCTTCCCCCACCTCCAACAGCAAAATCATTCCAGAATGGTATGCTGGATTACAAGATCAGTAATACTTTCAAGAGTGAAAGCATCATCGATGATACTTTCAAGCCAGTAAGTGTTGGCGATAAGGAAGGACCAGCAGCTGAACCTTTGGCTCCATCGAAACAAAAATCTGCAATACCACCAATTCCACCCAGCCAAAATCAGTTCTCAGCACACGGCAAAGTGGGCATTCGGTCCAG ATATGTGGATACATTCAACAAGGGCAGCGGCGGCGGTGGCCCCTTCACAAAACCTTTCCAGTCACCTGCACTTCCGTCAACAAAACCATTGGTCAGCACAAAGTTTTTCATGCCCGCCTCACCACCATCCACCGAGGAAAGGCCGACTGATACAGCAAGCGAAAGCAACCAAGATGCCACTAGTACCACTGGCGAAGATCCACCTGAACCTGTGACAAGAGAAGCATCCTTTTCCCCACCAGCTTCATCCTCCATTCCTTCCACTGGCGAAGATCCACCTGAATCTGCAACAAGAGCAGCATCCTTTTCCCCACCAGCTTCATCCTCCATTCCCCGGTTCCTGAGCTCGAGCAGCATTGCACATCTTGGGAACACAGACTCTGGAGCTGCTTCTTCCTTGGCCATATCGAGAGCCACATCCTGGAGTGGGAATTATGAGCTACTCAATCAAACTACAACAGGCAGGAGGCCATGGCAGGGTCCTACAATGTTCTCACCCACTCGCAGTATGCCAGCCAGCCCAATTGGCAGCTCATCAACCTTGCAGCAGAATGATGCTTCTCTCTCGGACGACCTACAACAGATTGAACTCTGA
- the LOC121971085 gene encoding protein transport protein SEC16A homolog isoform X3, protein MEILVGMDLIFVPKKSREIYLTSVLMILLAGYPEDVLASHDSPTVNYSPDKVATSESSSASILETAMQSTSPTNNAGSRGTCIKQVQWSAFSLGTQQSDNVGLETSSDFFVENVNPSDKLNSNADFNFLHVENQVKNVDTHTNSQNNQESQLFSSVIDQNTGGVDAQYWERLYPGWKYDSITGEWYQLDGYNENVITQDNYTSGVVSQGNFNDNAEAAANVGSSEDLYLQQISQSALETIAEESTSANTATTYNWNIVYQENMEFPPNMVFDPQYPGWYYDTNTQQWYTLESYTQTTKIPNVVQNEAIASAGFSEGSYSVYDEVGRPDQRTDISLGSQEFWHGADLSSSYSHQQNMLQAKQISENRFSHNQQMQSFYKPSTATITRVDNDTALQTFKPMVNHGFGFTNGAIMQYNSANEESTYPVYLQNLPHSMQQSISNSFLGNHNSVDFRQPSFQDTKDSYSMFSHAPDEGRSSAGRPAHTLVSFGFGGKLVVTKNSNSSRTNLDYGIQEYPAGAISILNLSEVVKNELDASNFVSGTVLDYFHPLFKQKFPGPLVGGSASTKDINKWLDERILSYDGPVMEFHKGKFLKLLLSLLRISLQHYGKLRSPFGSDLSLEDLNGPEEAVCKLFASSKISSPFGGYGSYAHCLNNIPPESQLQATAARVQSLLVSGKRKEALQSAQVGQLWGLALVLAAQLGDKFYVDTVKKMAQHQFAFGSPLRSLCLLIAGQPADVFSADNAVNFLSMALPIQSAEVKSSGMLDEWQENLAIVTANRTKDDELVIIHLGDCLWKDKGEVTAAHTCYLVAEANIEPYSDSARLCLIGADHLKYPRTYASPDAIQRTELYEYSKVQGNSQFILLPFQPYKIIYAHMLAEVGKIPDSLKYCQSASKLLKSSARTSELEIWKSVLSSLEDRLRIHQQGGYGSSLAPGNLVGKLFTTFDRSIHRMIGAPAAPLPPLPPGNVNDKETSYSVAPKVSNSQSTMAMETSYSLVPSASVETMTEWSSNNTSKIRHNRSVSEPVFGQIPKQDSSSDGAQSKATSGGSRFGRIGSQLLQKTMGWVSRSHQQAKLGERNKFYYDEKLKRWVEEGADPPAEEAALPPPPTAKSFQNGMLDYKISNTFKSESIIDDTFKPVSVGDKEGPAAEPLAPSKQKSAIPPIPPSQNQFSAHGKVGIRSRYVDTFNKGSGGGGPFTKPFQSPALPSTKPLVSTKFFMPASPPSTEERPTDTASESNQDATSTTGEDPPEPVTREASFSPPASSSIPSTGEDPPESATRAASFSPPASSSIPRFLSSSSIAHLGNTDSGAASSLAISRATSWSGNYELLNQTTTGRRPWQGPTMFSPTRSMPASPIGSSSTLQQNDASLSDDLQQIEL, encoded by the exons ATGGAGATTTTGGTGGGAATGGATCTCATATTCGTTCCAAAGAAATCGCGAGAGATTTATCTAACCTCAGTCTTGATGATACTG CTTGCAGGTTATCCAGAAGATGTTTTGGCTTCTCATGATAGTCCCACTGTGAATTATTCACCAGACAAGGTAGCCACATCAGAAAGTTCTTCTGCAAGCATTCTTGAGACTGCAATGCAAAGCACATCGCCAACTAATAATGCTGGATCTAGGGGAACGTGTATAAAGCAGGTTCAGTGGAGTGCCTTCAGTCTTGGCACACAACAGTCTGACAATGTTGGGTTGGAAACTTCTTCAGATTTCTTTGTTGAGAATGTCAATCCATCTGACAAATTGAATTCAAATGCTGATTTTAATTTTCTCCATGTGGAAAATCAAGTTAAAAACGTGGACACACACACAAATTCCCAGAATAATCAAGAGTCACAGCTTTTCAGTTCAGTTATTGATCAGAACACAGGTGGTGTAGATGCACAATACTGGGAGAGACTTTACCCTGGTTGGAAGTATGATTCAATCACTGGGGAATGGTATCAGTTGGATGGCTATAATGAAAACGTAATTACACAAGATAACTATACTTCAGGAGTAGTTTCACAGGGAAATTTTAATGACAATGCAGAAGCTGCTGCTAACGTGGGTAGTTCAGAAGATCTATATCTTCAGCAGATTTCGCAGTCAGCCCTGGAGACCATAGCTGAAGAAAGTACATCAGCTAATACTGCTACAACTTACAATTGGAACATTGTTTATCAGGAGAACATGGAATTTCCTCCTAATATGGTCTTTGATCCTCAGTATCCAGGGTGGTATTATGATACCAACACCCAACAGTGGTATACCCTGGAGTCTTACACTCAGACTACAAAAATACCAAATGTAGTTCAGAATGAGGCTATTGCTTCAGCTGGCTTCTCAGAAGGGAGCTATAGTGTATATGATGAAGTTGGTCGACCTGATCAAAGGACTGATATATCCCTAGGGAGCCAAGAGTTTTGGCACGGGGCTGATCTATCAAGCAGCTACTCTCATCAGCAGAACATGCTGCAGGCGAAACAAATTAGTGAAAATAGATTTTCTCATAACCAGCAGATGCAGAGCTTTTATAAACCAAGCACTGCTACAATAACTCGTGTAGATAATGACACGGCTCTTCAGACATTCAAACCAATGGTGAATCATGGTTTTGGCTTTACCAATGGGGCAATTATGCAATACAACTCTGCCAATGAAGAAAGTACATATCCAGTTTATCTTCAAAATCTGCCACATAGTATGCAACAAAGTATATCCAACAGCTTTTTAGGCAATCATAACTCAGTTGACTTTCGACAGCCTTCATTTCAAGATACAAAGGATTCTTATTCCATGTTTTCTCATGCTCCTGATGAAGGCAGATCATCAGCTGGTCGTCCTGCACATACTTTGGTTTCTTTTGGGTTTGGTGGGAAGCTTGTAGTTACTAAAAATAGCAACTCTTCTCGAACAAATTTAGACTATGGAATTCAG GAATATCCTGCTGGTGCAATCTCTATTCTTAACTTATCTGAGGTTGTGAAGAATGAACTTGATGCATCCAATTTTGTTTCTGGCACCGTGTTGGATTACTTCCATCCTTTGTTCAAGCAAAAATTTCCTGGTCCCCTTGTTGGAGGGAGTGCTTCTACAAAGGATATAAATAAATGGTTAGATGAGAGAATCTTGAGCTATGATGGTCCTGTCATGGAATTCCACAAAGGGAAATTTTTGAAGTTGCTTCTTTCATTGCTCCGAATATCATTGCAGCATTATGGCAAACTTCGATCTCCTTTTGGATCTGATCTATCACTAGAG GATTTAAATGGTCCAGAAGAGGCAGTATGTAAACTTTTTGCTTCCTCTAAAATTAGTAGTCCTTTTGGAGGTTATGGTTCCTATGCTCATTGTTTGAATAATATTCCACCAGAAAGTCAACTTCAG GCAACTGCCGCTAGGGTACAAAGCCTTCTTGTTTCTGGTAAAAGGAAGGAGGCTCTCCAATCTGCACAAGTAGGTCAGTTGTGGGGCCTTGCTCTTGTTCTTGCTGCACAGCTTGGAGACAAG TTTTATGTTGACACAGTGAAGAAGATGGCACAACATCAATTTGCATTTGGTTCACCTTTACGATCACTATGTCTTCTTATTGCTGGGCAGCCTGCAGATGTATTTTCTGCAGACAACGCAGTTAATTTCTTATCTATGGCTTTACCTATACAGTCGGCAGAG GTTAAATCCAGTGGTATGTTGGATGAGTGGCAAGAAAATTTAGCAATTGTAACTGCAAACAGAACAAAAGATGATGAATTGGTAATTATTCATCTTGGGGATTGTCTGTGGAAAGACAAAGGAGAG GTAACTGCTGCTCACACTTGTTACTTGGTTGCTGAAGCAAATATTGAACCATATTCGGACAGTGCAAGGCTCTGTCTTATTGGTGCAGATCACTTGAAGTATCCAAGGACATATGCTTCACCTGATGCTATTCag CGAACAGAACTTTATGAATATTCAAAGGTGCAAGGAAATTCCCAGTTTATCCTACTACCTTTCCAGCCATACAAGATAATTTATGCCCACATGCTCGCTGAAGTTGGGAAGATCCCTGATTCATTGAA GTACTGTCAATCTGCTTCAAAATTGCTGAAGAGTTCTGCTCGTACTTCCGAGCTTGAAATTTGGAAGTCAGTGTTATCCTCTTTAGAGGATAGACTGCGTATTCACCAACAG GGTGGTTATGGTTCAAGCTTGGCTCCTGGGAATCTAGTTGGAAAGTTGTTTACCACCTTTGATAGATCTATTCATCGCATGATTGGTGCACCAGCAGCACCTCTTCCACCATTGCCACCAGGGAATGTAAATGATAAAGAAACATCATATTCAGTTGCCCCTAAAGTATCAAATAGCCAGTCAACAATGGCTATGGAAACATCATATTCTTTAGTTCCATCAGCATCAGTGGAGACCATGACTGAATGGTCAAGTAATAATACTAGTAAAATTAGGCATAACAGAAGTGTTTCAGAACCTGTGTTTGGACAAATCCCAAAACAG GATTCGAGCTCAGACGGTGCACAGAGCAAGGCAACATCTGGTGGCTCGCGCTTTGGACGCATTGGCTCACAACTTCTACAGAAAACCATGGGATGGGTGTCGAGATCACATCAAcag GCAAAACTGGGCGAAAGGAACAAGTTCTATTACGATGAAAAGCTtaagagatgggtggaggaaggAGCTGATCCTCCGGCAGAGGAAGCTGCCCTTCCCCCACCTCCAACAGCAAAATCATTCCAGAATGGTATGCTGGATTACAAGATCAGTAATACTTTCAAGAGTGAAAGCATCATCGATGATACTTTCAAGCCAGTAAGTGTTGGCGATAAGGAAGGACCAGCAGCTGAACCTTTGGCTCCATCGAAACAAAAATCTGCAATACCACCAATTCCACCCAGCCAAAATCAGTTCTCAGCACACGGCAAAGTGGGCATTCGGTCCAG ATATGTGGATACATTCAACAAGGGCAGCGGCGGCGGTGGCCCCTTCACAAAACCTTTCCAGTCACCTGCACTTCCGTCAACAAAACCATTGGTCAGCACAAAGTTTTTCATGCCCGCCTCACCACCATCCACCGAGGAAAGGCCGACTGATACAGCAAGCGAAAGCAACCAAGATGCCACTAGTACCACTGGCGAAGATCCACCTGAACCTGTGACAAGAGAAGCATCCTTTTCCCCACCAGCTTCATCCTCCATTCCTTCCACTGGCGAAGATCCACCTGAATCTGCAACAAGAGCAGCATCCTTTTCCCCACCAGCTTCATCCTCCATTCCCCGGTTCCTGAGCTCGAGCAGCATTGCACATCTTGGGAACACAGACTCTGGAGCTGCTTCTTCCTTGGCCATATCGAGAGCCACATCCTGGAGTGGGAATTATGAGCTACTCAATCAAACTACAACAGGCAGGAGGCCATGGCAGGGTCCTACAATGTTCTCACCCACTCGCAGTATGCCAGCCAGCCCAATTGGCAGCTCATCAACCTTGCAGCAGAATGATGCTTCTCTCTCGGACGACCTACAACAGATTGAACTCTGA